One part of the Haliotis asinina isolate JCU_RB_2024 chromosome 2, JCU_Hal_asi_v2, whole genome shotgun sequence genome encodes these proteins:
- the LOC137271830 gene encoding uncharacterized protein has protein sequence MARLKQDMTVILHCALYYSYCYCYNYSYSYCCNYYCYCYCYNYSYCNCYNYTYCYCYNYTYCYCYNYSYCYCYNYYYYYYCCCCYYYYSSSYSYCYNYSYCYCYNYSYCYNYYYCYNCSYCYCCNYSYCYCCNYYSYCYNYSYCYNYSYYYNYSHSYCYNYYYYYYYYYYYCCYNYSYCYNYTCYCYNYYCYCYNYSYCHNYSYCYNYSYCYNYSHSYYYNYYYYYYYYCCCYNYSYCYCYNYTCYCYNYTCYCYNYYSYCYNYSYCYNYSYSYCYNYYYYYYYCCCYNYSYCYNYTCYCYNYYCYCYNYSYCYNYSYCYCYNYSYCYNYSHSYCYNYYYYYYYYYYCCCCYNYSYCYCYNYTCYCYNYYSYCYNYSYCYHYSYSYCYNHSYCYCYNYTCYCYNYSYCCNYSYCYNYSCYNYSYSYCYNYSYSYCYNYSYSYCYNYY, from the exons ATGGCGAGGTTGAAACAAGATATGACAGTGATTTT ACACTGCGCCCTTTACTActcctactgctactgctataaCTACTCCTACAGCTACTGCTgtaactactactgctactgctactgctataaCTACTCCTACTGTAACTGTTATAACTACacctactgctactgctataaCTACacctactgctactgctataactactcctactgctactgctataactactactactactactactgctgctgctgctactactactactcctccTCCTACTCCTACTGCTATAACTActcctactgctactgctataaCTACTCCTACTGctataactactactactgctataaCTGctcctactgctactgctgtaactactcctactgctactgctgtaactactacagctactgctATAACTACTcctactgctacaactactcCTACTACTATAACTACTCCCACAGCTACTGctataactactactactactactactactactactactattgctgctatAACTACTCCTACTGCTATAACTACACCTgctactgctacaactactactgctactgctataaCTACTCCTACTGCCACAACTACTCCTACTGCTATAACTACTCCTACTGCTATAACTACTCCCACAGCTACTActataactactactactactactactactactgctgctgctataACTACTCTTACTGCTACTGCTATAACTACACCTGCTACTGCTATAACTACACCTGCTACTGCTATaactactacagctactgctATAACTACTCCTACTGCTATAACTACTCCTACAGCTACTGctataactactactactactactactactgttgctgctataACTACTCCTACTGCTATAACTACACCTgctactgctacaactactactgctactgctataaCTACTCCTACTGCTATAACTActcctactgctactgctataaCTACTCCTACTGCTATAACTACTCCCACAGCTACTGctataactactactactactactactactactactactgctgctgctgctataactactcctactgctactgctataaCTACACCTGCTACTGCTATaactactacagctactgctATAACTACTCCTACTGCTATCACTACTCCTACAGCTACTGCTATAACCActcctactgctactgctataaCTACACCTGCTACTGCTATAACTACTCCTACTGCTGTAACTACTCCTACTGCTATAACTACTCCTGCTATAACTACTCCTACAGCTACTGCTATAACTACTCCTACAGCTACTGCTATAACTACTCCTACAGCTACTGCTATAACTACTACTAG